The following are from one region of the Populus trichocarpa isolate Nisqually-1 chromosome 8, P.trichocarpa_v4.1, whole genome shotgun sequence genome:
- the LOC7454252 gene encoding stem-specific protein TSJT1: MLGVFSSAIVSPPDELVAAGSRTPSPKISADALVKRFVDTNSSAVSVRVGDDSQVAFTHHNESMLLPRSFAVKDEIYCLFEGALDNLGSLRQQYGLAKSANEVILVIEAYKALRDRAPYPPNHVVGHLSGSFAFIVFDKSTSTLFVASDQFGKVPLYWGITADGYVAFADNIDLLKGACGKSLASFPQGCFFSTTIGELRSFENPKNKITAVPAKEEEIWGATFKVEGPAVLAATE, translated from the exons atgttaggaGTGTTTAGCAGCGCGATTGTGTCGCCTCCCGACGAGCTTGTGGCAGCGGGAAGCCGGACTCCGTCGCCGAAGATCTCGGCGGATGCTCTGGTTAAGCGATTCGTTGACACCAACTCATCCGCCGTGTCGGTGCGGGTCGGAGACGACTCGCAGGTGGCCTTCACTCACCACAACGAGTCCATGCTGCTCCCGAG ATCATTTGCAGTCAAGGATGAGATCTACTGCTTGTTTGAGGGAGCTCTAGACAACTTGGGTAGCCTAAGGCAGCAATATGGCCTAGCCAAGTCTGCGAACGAGGTGATTTTGGTCATTGAGGCTTACAAGGCTCTTCGTGATCGGGCACCTTACCCTCCTAACCACGTTGTTGGTCACCTTAGTGGGAGCTTTGCATTCATTGTCTTCGACAAGTCCACTTCCACCTTATTTGTGGCTTCT GACCAATTTGGTAAGGTTCCTCTGTATTGGGGAATCACTGCTGATGGATACGTTGCTTTCGCAGACAATATTGATTTGCTTAAGGGCGCTTGTGGCAAGTCACTTGCTTCTTTCCCTCAAG gatgCTTCTTCTCCACTACAATTGGAGAACTGAGAAGCTTTGAGAAtcctaaaaacaaaatcactgcAGTTCCAGCCAAGGAGGAAGAGATCTGGGGTGCTACATttaag GTGGAGGGGCCAGCAGTCCTCGCAGCCACAGAATAG
- the LOC112328455 gene encoding nuclear transcription factor Y subunit C-9-like, producing the protein MDQQGHVQPPAVGMVGSTAPVPYGIPSYQHNQMMGPSATGSLQSPTQPAVLTASSAHLAQHQLAYQHIHQQQQQQLQQQLQTFWANQYQEIEQTTDFKNHSLPLARIKKIMKADEDVRMISAEAPIIFARACEMFILELTLRSWNHTEENKRRTLQKNDIAAAITRTDIFDFLVDIVPREDLKDEVLASVPRGSLPVGGPADALPYYYMPPQLAPQVSAPGMTVGKPVVDQAFYGQQSRPYVPQQIWPQQTQQPPEDS; encoded by the coding sequence ATGGACCAGCAAGGCCATGTGCAGCCGCCAGCAGTAGGCATGGTTGGAAGTACAGCTCCGGTTCCTTATGGCATACCTTCATATCAACATAACCAGATGATGGGACCTTCTGCAACCGGATCACTTCAATCTCCTACTCAGCCAGCAGTTCTTACTGCTTCTTCAGCTCATCTTGCTCAACACCAACTTGCTTACCAGCACATCCaccagcaacagcagcagcagttgCAGCAACAACTTCAAACTTTCTGGGCAAATCAGTATCAAGAAATTGAGCAGACTACTGATTTTAAGAACCATAGCCTGCCTTTGGCTAGGATTAAGAAGATTATGAAGGCAGATGAAGATGTAAGGATGATATCAGCTGAAGCTCCCATCATATTTGCCAGGGCCTGTGAGATGTTTATTTTAGAACTGACCTTGCGATCTTGGAATCATACAGAGGAGAACAAAAGGAGAACACTCCAAAAGAATGACATTGCTGCAGCTATCACAAGAACTGATATTTTTGATTTTCTGGTTGATATTGTCCCAAGAGAGGATTTGAAAGATGAGGTGTTAGCATCAGTCCCGAGAGGGAGTCTTCCTGTAGGAGGTCCAGCTGATGCTCTTCCTTACTATTACATGCCACCTCAGCTTGCACCCCAGGTCTCTGCGCCGGGGATGACTGTAGGAAAGCCTGTGGTGGATCAAGCTTTTTATGGCCAACAGTCTCGCCCTTATGTACCACAGCAGATTTGGCCACAGCAAACACAGCAGCCACCTGAAGATTCCTGA
- the LOC7454254 gene encoding ATP-dependent (S)-NAD(P)H-hydrate dehydratase isoform X2: MQGSKFEADSDNILRAITPVFDPNRHKGQAGKVAVIGGCREYTGAPYFAAISALKIGADLSHVFCTKDAAPVIKSYSPELIVHPVLEESYSVGDRDKDHISRRVVAEVDKWMERFDCLVVGPGLGRDPFLLDCVSEIIKQARQSNVPIIIDGDGLFLVTNNLGLVSGYPLAILTPNVNEYKRLVQKVLNCEVNDQDAHGQLLSLAKQIGGVTILRKGKCDLISDGEIVKSVSNHGSPRRCGGQGDILSGSVAVFLSWARQLILADEGNLIISPTNPTMLGCIAGSALLRKAASLAFEDRKRSTLTTDIIECLGRSLEDICPAC, encoded by the exons ATGCAAGGCTCAAAATTTGAGGCTGATTCCGATAACATTTTGAGGGCTATCACCCCTGTTTTCGACCCAAATAGACATAAAGGCCAAGCAG GGAAGGTTGCTGTTATTGGTGGGTGTAGGGAGTACACTGGGGCTCCTTATTTTGCTGCTATTTCTGCtttaaaaatt GGTGCAGATTTGTCCCATGTATTTTGTACTAAGGATGCTGCTCCAGTTATCAAAAGCTACAGTCCTGAGTTGATTGTGCATCCTGTTTTGGAAGAATCTTATAGtgttgg GGATAGGGATAAAGATCACATATCAAGAAGGGTTGTTGCTGAGGTTGATAAATGGATGGAGAGATTTGACTGTCTTGTTGTTGGCCCTGGCCTTGGAAGGGACCCATTTCttctg GATTGCGTGAGTGAAATTATAAAGCAGGCAAGACAATCAAATGTTCCAATTATCATAGATGGg GATGGGCTCTTTCTTGTAACAAACAATCTAGGACTTGTTAGTGGCTATCCCTTAGCTATCCTCACCCCAAACGTGAATGAATATAAGCGCCTGGTTCAGAAAGTCCTAAATTGCGAAgtaaatgatcaagatgctcatgGGCAATTACTGTCTCTTGCCAAACA GATTGGCGGAGTCACAATCTTACGGAAAGGAAAATGTGACCTAATCAGTGATGGTGAGATAG TTAAATCAGTGAGCAACCATGGTTCGCCTAGGCGTTGTGGGGGCCAGGGTGATATCCTCTCTGGAAG TGTTGCTGTGTTCTTGTCTTGGGCACGCCAACTTATCTTAGCTGATGAAGGAAATTTGATTATCAG TCCGACAAATCCAACCATGTTGGGATGCATTGCGGGGTCTGCTTTGTTGAGGAAGGCTGCATCACTTGCTTTTGAGGATAGAAAAAGGTCAACTTTGACTACTGATATCATTGAGTGCTTGGGAAGAAG TTTAGAGGATATTTGTCCAGCCTGTTGA
- the LOC127905652 gene encoding uncharacterized protein LOC127905652: MATATSPQIRNLFVSVILFCDVADPEVLFNKFLRSMYDDIITRFKSSFAMPNLKLFDDELKNYVLYELELLFNVAGTSLEKHKLPMPDGRLLSEIKNKLLREELNYDIVDLICQHSSTFPHLNQCQLNVYDCVVKSVLEKRQELIFVHGHRGTGKTFLWHTIINRLRSDGLIVFVIASSGIASLLLPGGDTTHSRFKIPLTCCFEALDRSLRDVLTNGNDLPNDKPFGGKSILLGGDFRQILPVIPEGTKEDIILASLCSSVLWSKFKVLTLTQNMRLSSNGLSNDQKKELAIFGNWILAIGDGTQQDALFPDDYDASMIKIPQDLLLEAGSNPILAIVSAVYPSIRDINIDPCYFRERAIVTPRNATVSEINNFILNMLPRMKRIYLSTDTVCKTSSDGDNANILYPVEFINQLEFNGMLSHIISLRIGIPIMLLRNLNLSTGLCNGTRLIVTQLAEKIIEAQIITGSFIGNRGGAIQGLAKTRDLPTFAAIIIEGNHYEIKGFYIYENRAVNTVVVHDVVIDLKSNTKIAGIEAITPYIPRCYFNFIDYAHILTKSKGSRILTGLPSTSFI; the protein is encoded by the exons ATGGCTACTGCAACATCTCCTCAAATTAGGAATCTCTTTGTTAGTGTTATTCTTTTCTGTGATGTTGCTGATCCAGAAGTTTTGTTCAATAAATTCTTGCGCTCAATGTATGATGATATTATTACTCGTTTCAAATCCAGCTTTGCCATGCCTAATCTTAAATTATTCGATGATGAGCTTAAAAACTATGTTCTATATGAGCTTGAGCTTCTCTTCAATGTTGCTGGCACATCTCTTGAAAAACACAAGCTTCCAATGCCTGATGGGCGTTTATTGTcagaaataaagaataaactTTTGAGAGAAGAACTTAACTACGATATTGTAGATCTTATATGTCAACATTCATCAACTTTCCCACATCTCAATCAATGTCAACTAAATGTTTATGATTGTGTTGTTAAATCTGTCCTtgaaaaaagacaagaattaatttttgttcatgGCCATAGAGGAACTGGGAAAACATTTTTATGGCATACAATAATTAATCGATTGAGATCAGATGGTTTGATTGTCTTTGTTATTGCATCATCGGGTATTGCATCACTTTTGCTTCCTGGTGGTGACACAACTCATTCAAGATTTAAGATCCCCCTTACT TGTTGCTTTGAGGCATTAGACAGATCACTTCGTGATGTCCTAACAAATGGTAACGACTTGCCCAATGATAAACCATTCGGTGGGAAATCAATTTTGTTAGGAGGAGATTTCAGACAGATTTTACCTGTTATTCCCGAAGGAACAAAGGAAGATATTATTCTTGCATCTCTTTGCAGCTCTGTTTTGTGGTCTAAATTTAAAGTTCTCACTCTTACACAGAATATGAGGCTATCATCCAATGGACTTTCAAATGATCAAAAGAAAGAACTTGCTATTTTTGGCAACTGGATTCTTGCAATTGGTGATGGAACTCAACAAGATGCTTTATTCCCTGATGATTATGATGCATCCATGATTAAAATACCACAAGATCTTTTGCTTGAAGCTGGATCTAACCCCATATTAGCAATTGTTTCAGCAGTGTATCCCTCTATTCGTGATATCAATATTGATCCATgctattttagagagagagcaATTGTAACTCCAAGAAATGCTACAGTTTCTGAAATCaacaattttatcttaaacATGTTGCCAAGAATGAAGCGGATTTACCTAAGTACTGATACTGTTTGCAAAACATCGAGCGATGGTGACAATGCAAATATTTTGTATCCTGTTGAATTTATCAATCAACTTGAGTTCAATGGAATGTTATCCCACATAATTTCCTTGAGAATTGGCATACCAATAATGCTTTTACGCAATCTTAATTTATCAACTGGTTTATGTAACGGAACAAGACTTATTGTTACGCAACTTGCTGAGAAAATCATAGAAGCTCAAATAATAACAGGCTCTTTTATTGGCAATCGT ggtGGAGCTATTCAAGGTTTAGCTAAAACAAGGGATCTCCCAACATTTGCAGCAATAATTATTGAAGGAAATCACTATGAAATCAAAGGATTCTATATTTATGAAAACAGAGCAGTAAACACAGTTGTTGTCCATGATGTTGTAATTGATCTCAAATCTAACACAAAAATTGCAGGCATTGAAGCTATTACACCTTATATTCCTAGATGCTACTTCAATTTTATTGACTATGCACATATTCTGACCAAGTCAAAAGGCTCCAGAATTCTTACAGGTTTACCATCTACTTCATTCATTTAG
- the LOC7454254 gene encoding ATP-dependent (S)-NAD(P)H-hydrate dehydratase isoform X1 translates to MIVKHGMNYLTVLNSARNHKLAPPLAVLRRQQFLIRVLGVRGENRMQGSKFEADSDNILRAITPVFDPNRHKGQAGKVAVIGGCREYTGAPYFAAISALKIGADLSHVFCTKDAAPVIKSYSPELIVHPVLEESYSVGDRDKDHISRRVVAEVDKWMERFDCLVVGPGLGRDPFLLDCVSEIIKQARQSNVPIIIDGDGLFLVTNNLGLVSGYPLAILTPNVNEYKRLVQKVLNCEVNDQDAHGQLLSLAKQIGGVTILRKGKCDLISDGEIVKSVSNHGSPRRCGGQGDILSGSVAVFLSWARQLILADEGNLIISPTNPTMLGCIAGSALLRKAASLAFEDRKRSTLTTDIIECLGRSLEDICPAC, encoded by the exons ATGATAGTTAAGCATGGCATGAATTACTTAACTGTATTAAACAGTGCAAGAAATCACAAATTAGCACCTCCTTTGGCTGTCTTGAGAAGACAACAATTCTTGATAAGGGTTCTTGGAGTTAGAGGTGAAAACAGAATGCAAGGCTCAAAATTTGAGGCTGATTCCGATAACATTTTGAGGGCTATCACCCCTGTTTTCGACCCAAATAGACATAAAGGCCAAGCAG GGAAGGTTGCTGTTATTGGTGGGTGTAGGGAGTACACTGGGGCTCCTTATTTTGCTGCTATTTCTGCtttaaaaatt GGTGCAGATTTGTCCCATGTATTTTGTACTAAGGATGCTGCTCCAGTTATCAAAAGCTACAGTCCTGAGTTGATTGTGCATCCTGTTTTGGAAGAATCTTATAGtgttgg GGATAGGGATAAAGATCACATATCAAGAAGGGTTGTTGCTGAGGTTGATAAATGGATGGAGAGATTTGACTGTCTTGTTGTTGGCCCTGGCCTTGGAAGGGACCCATTTCttctg GATTGCGTGAGTGAAATTATAAAGCAGGCAAGACAATCAAATGTTCCAATTATCATAGATGGg GATGGGCTCTTTCTTGTAACAAACAATCTAGGACTTGTTAGTGGCTATCCCTTAGCTATCCTCACCCCAAACGTGAATGAATATAAGCGCCTGGTTCAGAAAGTCCTAAATTGCGAAgtaaatgatcaagatgctcatgGGCAATTACTGTCTCTTGCCAAACA GATTGGCGGAGTCACAATCTTACGGAAAGGAAAATGTGACCTAATCAGTGATGGTGAGATAG TTAAATCAGTGAGCAACCATGGTTCGCCTAGGCGTTGTGGGGGCCAGGGTGATATCCTCTCTGGAAG TGTTGCTGTGTTCTTGTCTTGGGCACGCCAACTTATCTTAGCTGATGAAGGAAATTTGATTATCAG TCCGACAAATCCAACCATGTTGGGATGCATTGCGGGGTCTGCTTTGTTGAGGAAGGCTGCATCACTTGCTTTTGAGGATAGAAAAAGGTCAACTTTGACTACTGATATCATTGAGTGCTTGGGAAGAAG TTTAGAGGATATTTGTCCAGCCTGTTGA